From Sulfuracidifex tepidarius, one genomic window encodes:
- a CDS encoding glycosyltransferase: MLSLGLVDSRAISESNGGSEKHVREVIKRLSARYKLYYLPTTHTFLDNISKYKLKEIKKYTTLPSSFESLLDRRPKISLQRELFTFSPLAKELKAEYRKEIDSLDFIYIPHNYRIQLMSSLLLSDLGEKYGMLLMTDPHNSLLEKELFLKCIEIWSKIWFNRKRAIEFCSAQKFQNITFLTKSLRRKPSFIAVMNNGVFKYTDLPRHFNLQVLSPSHAFNPLALKYRNFNKQDYVVFLGRINTAKGANEALEVGKRVRLKMIGYSEQEFIVKQAKDLKIEVIENISEEEKYEILSKAKALILPSHQEAFSVTVLEALAVGTPVITYDLPSLTSVYKFKPVSFVREFDIASLVRKTEEVAKLDNKKIEDMFSDAKLNEFIALHSS, encoded by the coding sequence ATGTTATCATTAGGCTTAGTAGACTCAAGAGCAATTAGCGAATCTAATGGAGGATCAGAGAAACATGTAAGGGAAGTTATCAAGAGACTTTCTGCTCGTTATAAACTATACTACTTACCAACCACCCATACTTTCTTAGATAATATATCAAAGTACAAATTGAAAGAGATAAAGAAATATACAACTCTTCCTTCATCTTTCGAAAGTCTCTTAGACAGACGGCCGAAAATATCTTTACAAAGAGAATTATTCACGTTCTCTCCTCTAGCTAAAGAATTAAAAGCAGAATATAGGAAGGAGATAGATAGTCTAGATTTCATCTATATTCCTCATAATTACAGGATCCAATTAATGTCATCTTTATTGCTATCAGATTTAGGGGAAAAGTATGGAATGTTACTGATGACCGACCCGCATAATTCATTGCTAGAAAAAGAATTATTTTTGAAATGTATAGAAATCTGGAGTAAAATATGGTTCAATAGAAAACGTGCAATAGAATTCTGTAGTGCTCAAAAATTCCAAAATATTACGTTTTTAACAAAATCTTTAAGAAGAAAACCATCTTTCATAGCAGTAATGAATAATGGAGTGTTTAAGTATACCGACTTACCGAGGCACTTCAACCTACAAGTTTTATCTCCTTCTCATGCTTTTAACCCTCTAGCATTAAAATATAGGAATTTTAATAAACAGGATTACGTTGTCTTTCTCGGAAGAATAAATACCGCTAAAGGAGCTAATGAAGCGTTGGAAGTAGGCAAACGGGTTAGACTGAAAATGATTGGTTACTCCGAACAAGAATTCATAGTTAAACAAGCTAAAGACCTAAAAATAGAAGTAATTGAGAATATATCTGAAGAGGAGAAATACGAAATCTTGTCTAAGGCTAAGGCCTTAATTTTACCTTCACATCAAGAGGCTTTCTCAGTAACGGTACTTGAAGCGTTGGCTGTCGGAACTCCTGTGATAACTTATGACCTACCTTCCCTAACTTCTGTCTATAAATTCAAACCTGTATCCTTTGTAAGGGAATTCGATATCGCATCTTTAGTAAGAAAAACCGAAGAGGTAGCCAAGCTGGATAATAAAAAGATTGAGGACATGTTTTCCGACGCTAAGCTGAATGAGTTTATTGCACTGCATTCTTCATGA